The following are encoded together in the Deinococcus malanensis genome:
- a CDS encoding HD domain-containing protein yields the protein MLHLSPPARVLRKARSYLGKVGRLLRSLRETDAHPDDTWAGTFLTPEERRVYDSMDARDREHACRVARHLLRDYPGSEPELIAAALLHDCGKSVRRYYLIERVLVGLIPNRLTRLLPPVGAIGIRASHPELGARLLAHAGARPRVARLVARHHHPVGDPEATLLHHYDDLE from the coding sequence ATGCTGCACCTGTCTCCACCGGCCCGCGTCCTGCGCAAGGCACGCAGCTACCTGGGCAAGGTGGGCCGACTGCTGCGCAGCCTGCGGGAAACCGACGCCCATCCCGATGACACCTGGGCCGGCACGTTTCTGACGCCTGAGGAACGCCGCGTGTACGACAGCATGGATGCCCGCGACCGGGAGCACGCCTGCCGCGTCGCCCGGCACCTGCTGCGCGATTACCCCGGCTCGGAACCAGAACTGATTGCAGCCGCGCTGCTGCACGACTGTGGCAAAAGTGTGCGGCGTTATTACCTGATAGAGCGGGTGCTGGTGGGCCTGATTCCCAACCGGCTGACCAGGCTGCTGCCTCCGGTAGGGGCAATCGGCATCCGTGCCAGCCATCCTGAACTCGGGGCGAGGCTGCTGGCCCATGCCGGCGCGCGTCCGCGGGTGGCCCGGCTCGTGGCCCGGCACCACCATCCGGTAGGCGATCCAGAGGCAACCCTGCTGCATCATTACGACGACCTGGAGTAG
- a CDS encoding FKBP-type peptidyl-prolyl cis-trans isomerase, whose product MNITQDKVVELDYKLTVDGEVIDQSEPGEPLTYLHGHSNIIPGLEKALEGKSAGDALQVTVQPEEGYGERDEDNTDELDRADFDDDIEVGATYYAQSEDGSVIPFTVLTVDGEKVTVDFNPPLAGMTLNFDVKVLNVRDATGEELDHGHAHAAGAHDHE is encoded by the coding sequence ATGAACATTACCCAGGACAAGGTTGTTGAACTCGATTACAAGCTCACTGTGGACGGCGAGGTTATCGACCAGAGCGAGCCCGGTGAACCACTGACCTACCTGCACGGTCACAGCAACATCATTCCCGGGCTGGAAAAGGCGCTGGAAGGCAAGTCTGCCGGCGACGCCCTGCAGGTGACCGTGCAGCCCGAGGAAGGCTACGGCGAGCGTGACGAGGACAATACCGACGAACTCGACCGCGCCGACTTCGACGACGACATTGAAGTTGGTGCCACCTACTACGCACAGTCAGAGGACGGCAGCGTGATTCCCTTCACGGTGCTGACCGTCGACGGCGAGAAAGTCACCGTGGACTTCAACCCCCCATTGGCCGGCATGACCCTGAACTTCGACGTGAAGGTTCTGAACGTCCGTGATGCCACCGGCGAGGAACTTGATCATGGGCACGCGCACGCCGCCGGCGCACACGACCACGAGTAG